The stretch of DNA AGCGAGCGCCGAGCGAGTAGTATTCTTTTAGTCGGTCGGCAAGACCGTCAAGGCCCTCGGTGATTGTCTCGTCTTTAAAATTATCGAGCGGGACGAGGCCCTTGTCGACTTTGATGCCCGGGATGATATTGTGCGACTCTAGGTATTTTGGAAATAACACCCCATCATCGGTCTGCTGACGAATGGTTTCGTCGTAGAAAATAACACCGGACAAATATTGCTCAATGCCGGGCGTTGTAATAAGTAGCTGTCTATACTGACGACGAGTCTCTTCATCGCAGGGGATGCCGAGTGCTTCAAAGCGCTTGGCTGCACTCTTTGTGCTTTCATCGGCTGCAAGTAGACCCTTATGAAGGGCTACGAGTGCACGAGCGATATCATTGAGTGATTCCTTCATACGTTCTCCTTAAGGTATGTCTACATGTATGATACCGGCTATGCTTTAGTAGCGTCAAATGCTTTATTGCACAATACATATGCTATAGCATGATTATTCAGCGCTTGAGCCGTGCCTTTGCCTCGAGAGAAGCATCGTTTTGCATGGCTTTAGCTCGTGCAGCTTGACGTTTGTCATAGCGCTTGCGACCGCGACCTATTGCGATCTCGAGCTTGACGAGTCCGCGGGTGACACCGATCGCAGTTGGGACGATGGCCATACCTTCGGCGCGCTTTGCTATTTGTAGGATATCTAATTCTTTGCGATTTAAGAGGAGTTTACGTGATTGAGTGGGCTCATAGTTTGCGAGCTGGGTGGCTAGGGTATAGCGACGTATATGGCAGTTCTCGAGGTAAGCTTCATTATTCCGGAGATGAATAAAGCTGCCTTTCAGGCTTACGTGGCCTTGCTTGATGCTCTTCACCTCGTGGCCGGCCAGCACTAAGCCGGCTTCAAATCTTTCGATGATTTCGTAGTCGTGTTTCGCGCGTCGGTTGAGAGCGATTACTTTCATGCTGACATTATACCTGATACGGGTTTGCTTTCATCTATACACACTCCTTATAATAAGAAAACAATGCAGGTGGATATACTGATGCAGGTGGGGGGAGTATTGTATGCAGCCTATCAGGCGGCAGGCTTTGGTGATCTTGAAGTAGACGAGGCTGTCGACTCATTGGAGTTCTGTGATATCTCGTATGGTGATTTTGCTAGCAATCTGGCTATGCGGCAAGCGAAATCACTCAAGATGGCACCTCGCGAGATAGCAGAGCGACTTACTTCCTATCTACAGGACCATCCAAACATCGATTCAGTTGAGGTGGCTGGCCCCGGGTTCTTAAATATTAGCCTCAGTAGCGAAGTATGGGCTCAGTTTATCGAGCAGCTCGACGGGGACTTCTTCCGGACTGAGCACGGCAAGGGTACGCGCGTGAATATTGAGTTTGTATCTGCTAATCCAACTGGACCATTGGTACTTGTGAATGCTTGGAACGGCTTCTACGGCGATGTGTTGGCGCGCCTCTACGAGAGTCAGGGGTATGAAGTGGTGCGCGAGTATTATTTGAATGATGGCGGTAATCAGATAGCTCAACTGGGCCGAGCTGTGCAACAGGCAACGGGCATGGAGTTTGCTGCTGAAGTCAGCGAGGAGTTGTATCGTGGTCCATATATCGATGAGCTGGCCGAGCGGATGGTTGGCATCTATGGTTCTGCAGATGCTGTACAAGCACTAAGTCCAGCAGAGCTTGGCGACCAGGCGCAAAAACTCATTTTTGCAGAATATATCCAGCCAACTCTCAAGCGGCTTGGTATTCCTTTTGACGAAGTGTATCCAGAATCGATTCTCAATAATACAGACACTATTCAGCGGCTTGAAGTGGCGGGGGCAGTCGTTCATAAGGATGGAGCTGTATGGTTTAGCGGTGAGAAAGCTGGGCTTGATAAAGATGAGGTGCTCGTACGATCTACCGATAATCAAGAAACCTATTTCCTCAAAGACATTTCGTATCAATATGGGAAGCTGGTTGAGCGGGGCTTTGATCGTGCGATTACGATCGTCGGGCCTGACCACCACGGCCAGGAGAAGCGGCTGGCTGCAGCACTTCAACTGCTTGGCGTACAGGGCTTTGTGCCACTTTGGACGCAAGCAGTGCGCCTGATCAAGGATGGGGAAGAATTTAAGATGAGCAAGCGTCGAGGGAACTTTATTCTACTCGACGAATTTCTCGATGTTGTACCAGTAGATACTGCACGCTTCTTCTTTGCCTTGCGTGATCCGAATACGCACTTTGATCTCGATCTCGATCTGGTATCTGCTCAGAACAAGCACAACCCCTTGTACTATGTGATGTACGCCTATGTGCGTATGGGGAGTGTATTGAAGAAGGCAAAGGATGACGGGGTGCTGATAGATGAAGCAGTTAGCTGCATTCCTAAGTCTGATTTGGATCGAGCACTCGTGCGTCAGTTGGTGGAGCTGCAGCGGCTGATTGGACGAGCAGTTCACACCCAACAGGTGCATTCCGTCTTGCACGCGCTGGTTGATTTCGCGGGGCTTTTTCATGACTGGTATGAGCGTAACCCCATATTGAAGGCTTCAGGCGATGAACGAGCTGTGAGACTCGTATTGATAGGTCATGTATATATTGCAATTCAGGGTATCCTTAAGCTAATTGGCGTGACACCTCAAGAACGGATGGAATAAATGCAGCAGCAGGAGGAGGAGAAGGTGTTTTCACCGCGTCTTAAGAAAGAGTTACAGCACCTTATTGATGGGCTTAACCCAGCGCAGCAGGAGGCGGTACTACACAGTACAGGCCCAGTACTTGTTATAGCTGGTGCGGGGACAGGAAAGACCAAGGTAATAACGAATCGCATTGCTTATCTCATTCAATCCGGCCAAGCACTCCCAGAAGAAATACTCGCTTTGACGTTTACTGACAAGGCAGCTCAAGAGATGCAGGATCGTGTCGACGAGTTGCTCCCATACGGTGTCGTTGAGACGAATATAATGACTTTTCACGCGCTCGGTGGAATGCTCTTGCGTGATTACGCTCTGGATTTGCAGATTAATCTCAAAGCTAGACTGGCGAGTCCCGTGCAGCAGCATATCTTGCTTCATGACACGCTCGAAAACATGGAGGAGCTACAGTACTTTCGTCCTGCCCACAATCCGACCATGTACACCGAAGCAATACTGAGGTACATTTCACGACTCAAGGATGAGGGCATTGGCCCCGAAGACTTGCGCGGCCAGATTGCTGACCTACCTGATGCTGCCAAGGATCTATTTGACCAAGTGAAATACCAAGAGCTTGCAGACGTATATGGGCACTACGAGCGGCGCAAGCTTGCTGAGGGTTTTCTCGACTTTGGTGATCAGCTCATGCTGCCGTATGTTTTGTTGTCAAAAAAACAACACATACTCGAGCAAATACAGAAACAGTACAAATTTATCCTGGTAGATGAGTTCCAGGATACCAATACGATACAAGCAAAACTTCTATATTTGTTGTCTAAAAAACATCAAAATCTTATGGTTGTTGGTGATGACGATCAGTCAATCTATCGTTTCCGCGGCGCTGAGCTCGACAACATACTGTCCTTTCATGATTTTTTCCCGAGTGCCAAGCAGATAGTGTTGATAGAGAATTATCGATCAACACAGCAAATCATCGATGCTAGTTATGAGCTTATCCAGCATAATAATCCGGCTCGGCTAGAGACCAAGCTACAAATTGATAAGCGCCTGCATGCTCAAAGTCAGGGCAGGGCAGTCGCCATTGAGGAGTTAGGCGACATTAGGTCTGAGGTTGATCGCGTAGTTCAGCTTGTCTTGGAGGGTGCGTCTCGCTACGGAGCCTCAAGCGTGGCTGTGTTGACTCGCAATAACCAGCAGGCAGAGACGATAATTCGGGCATTGCAGCAGAAGGCTGTGCCAGTCGCAACACAGATTGCTCGCAACTTACTTTTGCAACCCATAGTTCGACAGTGTATAGATTTTTTGTGTGTACTGCACGACGAAACTGATTCAGCTGCACTATATCGTTTCTTGTTGAGCCCACGGGTTGCTGCGGACGCGGAGGTCATCATATCCTTGTCTGCTGAAGCTAAGCGTGAACACAAAAGCTTAGCCCAAAGAATACGTGAGTGTGGATCCGAGGTGGCATATGTGTACGCACAGCTAGAACGTATTCAGGCCTATCGTCAGCGGGTACGAGAGATCTCAGTTGGTGAGCTACTTTATGAGTTTGTAACGAGCGATGGATACCTTGAGCGACTTATTGCGCGCGCCGAGGATGATGCACATAGTGCTCGTGACATTCAGAGTCTGGCACGATTCTTTAATTTGATATCAGAGCTAGAGGCTGTTGAGGGTATGCAGAGCTCTCACGATCTGTGGCTGCATATTCGGGAAATGTATGATCTAGAAGTTCTCACTGATCCAGATGAATCCGAGCAGATCGAAGGGGTGCATGTCCTTACCGCACACCGTTCTAAGGGGTTAGAGTTTGATCGGGTTGTGCTCTTTGATCTAGTTGAAGGCACCTTTCCTGCTACTCGCAAAGGAGAATCGTTGTATTTACCACAACAAATGTCTCTTGATAAGGGGGTGTCTATTGGGCAAGTACATCTGAGTGAAGAGCGACGATTGTTTTATGTTGCGGTGACACGTGCTAAACAGGAATTGTTTGTAACTTACTCGTGCAATCATGGAGGAAGGCGGCTTAAGAAGCCATCTCGTTTTCTGCTTGAGGCTTTTGGTTACGATATACAGCCAAAAGCGTCTCGCAAAGTAGAATTGAGTACAGCGATGATTCATCAGTTTGATGGTAGTGTAACGGAACCCGGTAAGCTCACATTTCCAGAGAAGGATGGCTGGCTGACTCTCACTCCAAATCAGATTAATGACTACCTGACTAACCCTCAATATTTTTACGTTCGCCACGTACTGCGATTCCCCGAAAAACAATCACATCGTATGGTGTACGGCACGTCAATTCACGCAGCTCTCGAGGTGTATCTTCGACAGCGTATGCAAGGTAAAAAAGTTAGCTTTGAAGAGTTACTTTTAGTATTGCGTGATAGCTGGAGCCACAATGGGTTTGTGTCGTTGCGACACGAGCAAGAGCGGATGCAGGCGGCTGAGGACACGCTTCGGAAAACATGGCAGTCGTTTGAAGCAACGGATCTGCAAATTGTCGATGTTGAGCGCGCGTTTCAGGTGGACTTTGAAGAATATAAAGTCAGGGTTCGGGGTCGCTATGACCTGATACTGCAGAATCAAAACGGCATAGAGATTCGCGACTTCAAGACGTCGTCAGTAAACGATCAGAAGGCGGCACAGAATCGTGTACGAGATTCTGTGCCAATGCAGATATACGCGTTGGCCTGGAGTATGGAGCAGCCAGAGAAGCCGCTCTCGTTGATTAGTTTACATTTTGTCGATTCGGGCATTGTTGCTACTCGAGATAAGCTCAATCATGTGAAGACTCGAGCTCGAATTCAAGAAGTGGCAGAAGGTATACGTGCTGCACACTATCCCAAAAAAGGGAACCTCACGAATCTTGAGATGGAGGGCATTGCATGAGGATAGTCGAGACCTACCGTGATCAAGAATGGCTTGAAAATCTTCTGGCCGATATCTGGTATGAGCACTTTTCGGACGTGCCCCAAGAGAATGAAGTGAGAATAATCTGGGGCAAGCGAGCTAAGCGTAGATTGGGCTCGATTTCGCTTGATCCGCATGATCGATTGACGAGTATTATTCGGGTTAACCGATTATTTCAGGACCTAGAAGTCCCCGAAATGGTTATACGGGCAACTATCTTTCATGAGATGACGCACTATGCGCATGGGTTTAATTCTCCATTGCAGCAAAAGCAGCGACATCCTCACAGCGGTGGAGTAATTCGCAAAGAATTTGCGGAGCGTGGACAAGAGAAGTTGTATCATCTACAACAAAAATGGCTTAAAACATCATGGCTCGACGTATTACGTAAGCACGGTATGATTCGTGATACGCTGTTTGTTCGCTACATGATTGATTAAATGGTAGACTAGATACATATGACTGAAGTGTTGGTAATAATTGGGGTTGCACTGCTGTGTGCGCTCGTGGGAATAAACCTTTGGGCGCTGCTACGGCCTCGATCAGGTGGGGATGGGCTGGATGAGCCTATGACATCCCTTTTAAAGCAAGATTTGCAGGGACTCCATCAGCTACTTTCGCAATCCCACGCCCAGCTGAATGAACGCATTGATCGCAATAACCAGACATTACAAGCGAATGTACACGCTCAAATGAGGCAGTCGTCAGAGATTATCAAAGACGTAACTGAGCGCCTCACTAAACTTGATGAAACTAATCGCCGCGTTGTAGACATTACATCAGAACTAAAAACTTTGCAGACTGTACTACAAAACCCGAAGCAGCGAGGTGTGCTCGGGGAGTATTATCTTGCGCAAGTCCTGGAAAATGTGCTGGCGCCGCAGCAATATAAACTTCAATATGCATTTAAGGACGGAGCGATTGTAGATGCCGTCATTCTGCTTGATAAAGGGAGAATTCTTCCTGTCGACTCAAAATTTAGTCTCGAGAATTACAATCGCCTCGTGGATAAAACCGTAGGTGTTGAGCGAGATCAGTTGGTTAAACAATTCAAGCAGGATCTGAAGGGGAGGATTGATGAGACTGCAAAATACATTCGTCCAAGCGAGGGGACGATGGACTTTGCATTTATGTTTATCCCGTCTGAAGCCATTTACTATGATCTACTCGTGAATCAAGTGGGCGCCACTCAGACAACTTCACGCGATCTGATCGAATACGCGTTTCGAGATAAGCACGTGATCATTGTTTCGCCGACGTCATTTATGGCCTACCTACAGACCGTGATGCAAGGACTGAGATCTCTGCAGATCGAGGAGCAGGCCCGGGAAATCCAAGAGAGAGTAGGTAAGCTTGGGCGCCATGTTTTGTCGTATGAAAGTTTCTTGCAAAAACTGGGTAATTCATTAGGGACAACGGTAAACCACTACAATAACGCTTACAAGGAATTCCGAAAAGTAGACACGGATGTTGCCAAGATTGCGCAGAAAACACCCACTGTAGACCCGCAGCTAGTTGATAAGCCTAGGTTAGATGATTAGACGAGCTATATGAAACGCATTTTATCTGGTATCAAACCGTCTGGAGACGCCCATCTTGGGAGCTATCTGGGGGCTATGAAGCAATGGCCAAAATATCAGGGGTCGAATCACGAAGTATTCTTCTTTATAGCTGACCTTCATGCCCTAAATGCTCGACAAGACCCGGAGTTACTCCGAAGTCGTAGTCTGGATCTTCTGGCATGGCTATTGGCTTTGGGTATTGATGCTGAGACTAACCCTATCTTTGTACAGTCGCAGGTATCGGCTCACGCTGAGCTTGGGTGGATCCTAAATAACTACACCACCATGGGCGAGCTTTCTCGTATGACGCAGTATAAGGATAAGGCTGCAAAATCTGGTGCTGCTGGTCAGCTTGTGGCTCTATTTGACTACCCTGTTTTGATGGCGGCTGATATCTTGCTATATGATGCAGATGAGGTGCCTGTGGGCGACGATCAGACTCAGCATGTTGAGCTGACAAGAGACATTGCAGAACGTATGAACAATCTGTATGGAGGCAATCTGTTTCGCATTCCTACGTTCTCAAAGCCGAATGCTGCGTCGCGCGTTATGATGCTCGATGATCCAACGAAGAAAATGAGTAAAAGTGAGGCGGGGGATGGATGCGTCTATTTGCTTGATACAGAAGAGTCGATAAGGCGTAAGGTGAGTCGGGCCGTAACAGATTCACTGGGCCATGTGTCGTATGATCTTGCGGCCCAGCCAGGCGTTAGTAATCTGTTGGGAATAGAGAGTGAGCTTACGGGTCTGAGTATTGAGGAAGTGCTCCATAAGTATTCAGGCAGTCAGTATGGCGTACTGAAGCAGGGTGTGGCAAATGCTATTTGTAACGCCCTATTGCCGCTTCAGGAGAAATACAGTGATTTACGAGCAAATGAACGGCTGCTACTGGGTGTAAGTGAAAAAGGTGCTGCTCGAGCTCGAGCGGTCGCCGATAAGAAGCTTGATCAGGTGAAGCGATCACTGGGATTGTTGTAAAAAATACTCGCATATCAACAGAGTAGAGTGTCTAAAATTAGTCAAAAATATTGACAAAGCATAAGTACTTTGCTATACTGTACACAAGTTAGTTCATTCAAAACAAAAACAAAAACAAGCTTTCCGCAAATTTCTTTTTATCGCTTGAACTCGTAAAAAGCGATGTTTTGTATACAGTAGGGCAACTCCGACCTGCAGACACCCCCCTTGTCTCGGGTCGGGTTTCCCCTACTGTTCGAGGGAAACCTCAGAAGGCACTCGCAAGAGAGCCACATACCACCCGCTGGATAGTAAGTATCCTCACAAAAGATGACTCCCCGTAGCGATCTTTTCATACAGGATCTACATCCGTACGGATGGTAGGGAAGCAGCGACAAAATACCCCACAACGTATCGTACCTTCAGTGGAGTATAGAGACGCGACCGTTTTTCTAGGTGTAAACTTAGAAAAGCCCCTCGGGGCAGCACGTGCCATATAGATTCGTATCTTTTTAGGGCAGATGTAGCTGCCCCGTAACCATTTATGTTTATTCACGCATACTAATATCGAACCCGCCGCAAGGCGGTTTTTTGTTTATGGACATGCGCGTGAGCGAATAGCATACTTAAGCATTAAAAGAATAAAATATATACTCAAATGGAAAGCAAAAATGACAGTATTAATAAAATAGTTCAATGATCACTACATTGTACTCAGTACAAAAGGTCGATGAACCGTGCCATAATATGACTATGCGACTTGCAGAAATGAATCGGTTGGTATTGCTATTGTCAGTACTAGTACTTATTGGGTTGCTCGGGATGAGCGTCACATTATTCTTTTTCTTTGCTATATCGCCTAGAGACATTGGTGGCGTTGGCGTGACGGCTTGGTTTGTCAGTCTTTTTTGCGCCTTAGTTGCAGTACTTACTCTGATTCGTTACGTATTGCGGGTTCGCAAGGTAGAGTCTCAGTATAGACTCGAGCGGCTGCGCGTGATACTAAGAAGTAGTTTTATTATTAGTCTTTTTTTGGTCATAGCATTAGCTATGCAAAGCCTGCGAGCCTTGAGCGCAGGCGATGTAGTACTTTTTCTCCTTACTCTTGCTATAATTGAGATATACTTTCGGACTAAATAATTATGATGAGACTACATAAGAAGCTGGAGAGTCTATCTACAGCTGCTAAAAAAATGATAGCGAGTGCTGATTCTGTAGAAGCGCTTGAAAAAGCGCGAGTCCAGTTACTGGGCAAGAAGAGTGAATTGGCTAGTATATTATCGCAATTGCCTGACTTGCCAATGCGAGAGCGCAAAGAAATCGGGGCGTTGGCTAATCAGCTGAGGGCAGACCTAGAGCTGGCCATCGAGCTGCGTACACAGAAGCTTATTGACTCTGTAGATGATGCCTTAAGTTCAATCGATATCTCCGCGCCAGGGGAGTTGCATATCGTCGAGCCGGGGCACATACATCCAACGCAAGCCATACTCTCCGATATCTATGATATTTTCTTGCGGCTGGGGTTTGCAGTTGCTGATGGTCCCGAGATTGAGACTGACTGGTACAACTTCGAAGTACTGAATATGCCAGCGGATCATCCTGCGCGCGAGATGCAAGATACTTTCTATATCGAGAGTGACGGTAAGCACCCGCCACTTGTGCCGCGCACCCATACGTCTGCCTCCCAGATTCGCTATATGGAGCAAAATGAGCCGCCATTTAAGGTCATTGTGCCGGGTAGGGTGTACCGTAACGAAGACGAGGACAGAACTCATATTTGGAGCTTTTATCAGGTAGAGGGATTGGTGGTTGGTGAAGGAGTCAGTATGGCCGATCTAAAGGGGACACTCTTGCATGTCATGAAGGAGTTGTTTGGTCCGCAGACAAAAGTTCGTTTTAGGCCAAGTTATTTCCCATATACAGAGCCATCTGTCGAGATAGATGTCTGGTATCAAGAATCCTGGCTTGAATTATGTGGGGGGGGTATGGTGCATCCAGAGGTATTACGTCAGGGGGGGATAGATCCAGAGAGGTACTCTGGCTTTGCTTTTGGGTTTGGGGCTGATCGATTAAGTTTTATTCGTTATGGTCTTCAAGATATACGCGTATTGTGGCGACCTAATCTCTTGATAAGTAAACAAGTATGAAGATAGCTGTCGAAACAATCAATCGATACTTCAAGAAACCTCTATCTACAGATAGAATGGTGAGTTTAATTGAGCGCACAGAAATCGAAGTCGAAGAAATTTTGTATGCGAATAGGCTTGATCCAAAAATTATCTTAGCTAAAGTTCTGGATGTGTTTCCGCATCCTAATGCAGATCGACTACGACTAGTAGATATAGAATATGGTGCGAAGCGACCAACGCGTGTAGTGTGCGGTGCTCCAAATGTAGCAGTCGGGCAGCGCGTAGCCTGGGTGCGACCCGGAGCTACGCTACCGGACGGTACGCAGATTGACCAGGCAGTCATTCGCGGTGAGAAAAGCGCAGGAATGCTAGCTAGCGCCAAGGAATTAAGCATATCGGATGACCATTCTGGAATCGTCGTGCTTGATGAAGTAACCCACTCGCTTGGAACATCATTGTGCGACATTGTATTTTCGACTGACGTCCTGGATGTGAAGACGCCTGCGAACAGGTGGGATTACCTTAGCGGGGAGGGGATAGCACGTGAGCTGTCTGCATATGATCAGTCAATTCAGCTCCTTTTGCCAGAGCGAGGGGAATATACTTATCAAGACACCGATGTCGCGAAAGTCAAGGTTAGGGAAGAGAATAAGCGGTTTCTCAGTGCTCGCTTGCGATTAAAGAACGATGTCAAAACACCATCATGGCTTGTGGATAACTTGCTCGCGAACGGATTTGTGCCACATAATCCAGTCGTCGATATTACGAATTTTGTGATGCTAGAAACCGGACAGCCATCCCATGCCTATGATGCGAATAAAGTCCGCGGTCCCCTTACTGTGCGTTTTGCAAAGAGCGGTGAAAAACTTACAACACTTGATGATGTGCATCGTACGCTCATGGATCAGGATCTTGTGGTATGTGATGATTCAGGTCCGATCGGACTGGCTGGCGTGATTGGTGGCGCATCGACTCAAATTGACGCCACATCAACAGAAATAATTCTCGAAGCAGCGCATTGGGATAAGACTCTAGTACGCCGATCATCCATTCGACATGGTATTAGAACGGAAGCCTCGGCTCGCTTTGAGCGCAATCTCCCACTCCCCTTGCAGCCTTACGCATTTGCGCGCTTACTTGATTTGCTGATCGACATTTGTGGCGCAGAGATTATCGAAGGACCTTTTGACCAATTGCATGCCTGGCCGTGGCGACGTTTCTTGGGAGTTCGGTTGCGCCGTGCGGAACAATACTTGGGGATGCGGCTAAAGGAAGCGGAGATGGTCAGAGGTTTACGTAGACTTGGATTTGCTGCGCATCACTTTTCTCTCTCGGCCGAGCTGAAGTCACATCTTGGTAAGCCGTATAAATGGGGCGCAAATTTCCGTCAGGATGGTGAAGAAGCCTTTGACTGCTCATACCTGGTAGATCGTTTGTATTCGAAGCTCGGTGTAGCCGTCGGACATACTGCCTTAGGTCAGCTACATCACGGTGAAGAAGTTGACTCAAATGATGCATTAAGACCTGGTGACGTTGTGTTTTATGAGGGCAAAATTGAGAATTCTCACACCGACCACTATTACAAGACATTGCCAGATGGCTCGAAGCAGAAAGTAGTACTCAAGTCACCGGTACGTGTCGGACATAATGGTATATATCTCGGCAACAACCAGGTTATACATGCAGCCATATATAAATTTCGCAATGGGAAGTGGGTGAAGCGTCGACAGCAAGGGGTGATCATCTCTCCCCTGTCTGAGTTTGTTGATAATCCTGGCTACATCGGTGCGCGTCGCTATATTTCGAGCTTTAATCATATTATTGCGATCGAAGTCCCCTGGTGGCGAACAGACATTACATCAGAGACTGATATCTTCGAAGAAATGGCAAAGCTAGCGGGGTATGAAAAATTGCCAGAAAGCCTACCGCAATTGCCACCTATGCCCGGCACAGCTCAGTCACAACAGGTTGAGAACATGCGGATTCGGCATGGCCTAGTACGCCAAGGTGCAATCGAGATAAATAGCTACAGCTTTATTTCCGAAGCGGATGTAAAATTGAGTCAAATACCAGAATCTCAAGTATTACGGATAGCGAATCCACGCTCTCCAGAGCAAGCGTTCGTACGTTCATCAATGCTAGCGAGTCATGCACGATTTTGGGCAAAGCAGTCGGCGCGTGCATCGTCGCTTGGCGCATTCGAGATCTCACGTGTGTATGAGGCACAAGGGCTTGTCAAGCAGCCGAAAGAATCTTGGCGCCTGGCGATTAGTGCGCCTGGCGAGCAAGCTCTTCAAAACGTTCAAGGATTGCTCCATTCCGTGCTGTCAGATATGCGGGCTCAGGTGACGTTTCGGGCTGGTAGGCACGACGCAGACTCGATCAGAGGATTATCTGTGTATGTGCCGCAGCGCAGCGCCGGTTTGTTCGTCGGCTCGGAGTGGGCTGGTGTGATTGGCCAGCTACGCACTTCAGTACGACGAGGCTTCTCGTTGTCTGCTGATCTAGCGTATGCAGAGGTGCTTATTGAGCTACTGG from bacterium encodes:
- the trpS gene encoding tryptophan--tRNA ligase — encoded protein: MKRILSGIKPSGDAHLGSYLGAMKQWPKYQGSNHEVFFFIADLHALNARQDPELLRSRSLDLLAWLLALGIDAETNPIFVQSQVSAHAELGWILNNYTTMGELSRMTQYKDKAAKSGAAGQLVALFDYPVLMAADILLYDADEVPVGDDQTQHVELTRDIAERMNNLYGGNLFRIPTFSKPNAASRVMMLDDPTKKMSKSEAGDGCVYLLDTEESIRRKVSRAVTDSLGHVSYDLAAQPGVSNLLGIESELTGLSIEEVLHKYSGSQYGVLKQGVANAICNALLPLQEKYSDLRANERLLLGVSEKGAARARAVADKKLDQVKRSLGLL
- a CDS encoding ATP-dependent helicase — protein: MQQQEEEKVFSPRLKKELQHLIDGLNPAQQEAVLHSTGPVLVIAGAGTGKTKVITNRIAYLIQSGQALPEEILALTFTDKAAQEMQDRVDELLPYGVVETNIMTFHALGGMLLRDYALDLQINLKARLASPVQQHILLHDTLENMEELQYFRPAHNPTMYTEAILRYISRLKDEGIGPEDLRGQIADLPDAAKDLFDQVKYQELADVYGHYERRKLAEGFLDFGDQLMLPYVLLSKKQHILEQIQKQYKFILVDEFQDTNTIQAKLLYLLSKKHQNLMVVGDDDQSIYRFRGAELDNILSFHDFFPSAKQIVLIENYRSTQQIIDASYELIQHNNPARLETKLQIDKRLHAQSQGRAVAIEELGDIRSEVDRVVQLVLEGASRYGASSVAVLTRNNQQAETIIRALQQKAVPVATQIARNLLLQPIVRQCIDFLCVLHDETDSAALYRFLLSPRVAADAEVIISLSAEAKREHKSLAQRIRECGSEVAYVYAQLERIQAYRQRVREISVGELLYEFVTSDGYLERLIARAEDDAHSARDIQSLARFFNLISELEAVEGMQSSHDLWLHIREMYDLEVLTDPDESEQIEGVHVLTAHRSKGLEFDRVVLFDLVEGTFPATRKGESLYLPQQMSLDKGVSIGQVHLSEERRLFYVAVTRAKQELFVTYSCNHGGRRLKKPSRFLLEAFGYDIQPKASRKVELSTAMIHQFDGSVTEPGKLTFPEKDGWLTLTPNQINDYLTNPQYFYVRHVLRFPEKQSHRMVYGTSIHAALEVYLRQRMQGKKVSFEELLLVLRDSWSHNGFVSLRHEQERMQAAEDTLRKTWQSFEATDLQIVDVERAFQVDFEEYKVRVRGRYDLILQNQNGIEIRDFKTSSVNDQKAAQNRVRDSVPMQIYALAWSMEQPEKPLSLISLHFVDSGIVATRDKLNHVKTRARIQEVAEGIRAAHYPKKGNLTNLEMEGIA
- the smpB gene encoding SsrA-binding protein SmpB, producing the protein MKVIALNRRAKHDYEIIERFEAGLVLAGHEVKSIKQGHVSLKGSFIHLRNNEAYLENCHIRRYTLATQLANYEPTQSRKLLLNRKELDILQIAKRAEGMAIVPTAIGVTRGLVKLEIAIGRGRKRYDKRQAARAKAMQNDASLEAKARLKR
- a CDS encoding arginine--tRNA ligase; the protein is MQVDILMQVGGVLYAAYQAAGFGDLEVDEAVDSLEFCDISYGDFASNLAMRQAKSLKMAPREIAERLTSYLQDHPNIDSVEVAGPGFLNISLSSEVWAQFIEQLDGDFFRTEHGKGTRVNIEFVSANPTGPLVLVNAWNGFYGDVLARLYESQGYEVVREYYLNDGGNQIAQLGRAVQQATGMEFAAEVSEELYRGPYIDELAERMVGIYGSADAVQALSPAELGDQAQKLIFAEYIQPTLKRLGIPFDEVYPESILNNTDTIQRLEVAGAVVHKDGAVWFSGEKAGLDKDEVLVRSTDNQETYFLKDISYQYGKLVERGFDRAITIVGPDHHGQEKRLAAALQLLGVQGFVPLWTQAVRLIKDGEEFKMSKRRGNFILLDEFLDVVPVDTARFFFALRDPNTHFDLDLDLVSAQNKHNPLYYVMYAYVRMGSVLKKAKDDGVLIDEAVSCIPKSDLDRALVRQLVELQRLIGRAVHTQQVHSVLHALVDFAGLFHDWYERNPILKASGDERAVRLVLIGHVYIAIQGILKLIGVTPQERME
- a CDS encoding DNA recombination protein RmuC; its protein translation is MTEVLVIIGVALLCALVGINLWALLRPRSGGDGLDEPMTSLLKQDLQGLHQLLSQSHAQLNERIDRNNQTLQANVHAQMRQSSEIIKDVTERLTKLDETNRRVVDITSELKTLQTVLQNPKQRGVLGEYYLAQVLENVLAPQQYKLQYAFKDGAIVDAVILLDKGRILPVDSKFSLENYNRLVDKTVGVERDQLVKQFKQDLKGRIDETAKYIRPSEGTMDFAFMFIPSEAIYYDLLVNQVGATQTTSRDLIEYAFRDKHVIIVSPTSFMAYLQTVMQGLRSLQIEEQAREIQERVGKLGRHVLSYESFLQKLGNSLGTTVNHYNNAYKEFRKVDTDVAKIAQKTPTVDPQLVDKPRLDD
- the pheS gene encoding phenylalanine--tRNA ligase subunit alpha → MRLHKKLESLSTAAKKMIASADSVEALEKARVQLLGKKSELASILSQLPDLPMRERKEIGALANQLRADLELAIELRTQKLIDSVDDALSSIDISAPGELHIVEPGHIHPTQAILSDIYDIFLRLGFAVADGPEIETDWYNFEVLNMPADHPAREMQDTFYIESDGKHPPLVPRTHTSASQIRYMEQNEPPFKVIVPGRVYRNEDEDRTHIWSFYQVEGLVVGEGVSMADLKGTLLHVMKELFGPQTKVRFRPSYFPYTEPSVEIDVWYQESWLELCGGGMVHPEVLRQGGIDPERYSGFAFGFGADRLSFIRYGLQDIRVLWRPNLLISKQV